The following coding sequences are from one Natrarchaeobaculum sulfurireducens window:
- a CDS encoding glycosyltransferase, translating to MSRSSPARAPPPDESSTNDSEDSSTTSPRRWSDERRNRESSTGSAGTRADEKRVLVITGLAHKNHRHYGPLADVAGKTTLVALEPRYDVDDARYVTVPEIGPRLLRVVLMLFVALYEGYRNEYDAVASISLFPYGWYALVLKAVYGYPAHLGIIGIDLDHHAEQFYGPVPRWAFRRFDVVSVPGTDHARRLAELGVPPDRIERLTNAIDVDTYRPLEDDAADGTEDATGPVDADYDFVWVGRFGPEKDPVRFVEALDALEGTDREFRAVMVGDGQLRSEVEAELAARGLEDRVDLPGWVDEPLSYYRRADAFVLTSERDALPLVMLEAMATGLPAVVPAVGSISDVVDDGENGLLLTDRNPVRFAEALTRCLDDPAFRRRLGENAVVVRSQFSLECAGEDWQRILSTLEG from the coding sequence ATGAGTCGATCGTCGCCCGCTCGAGCGCCACCCCCGGATGAGTCGTCGACGAACGACAGCGAGGACTCCTCGACAACCAGCCCACGACGGTGGTCGGACGAACGACGCAATCGCGAGTCGTCGACGGGAAGCGCGGGGACTCGGGCCGACGAGAAACGCGTCCTCGTCATCACTGGTCTCGCACACAAGAACCACCGCCACTACGGCCCGCTCGCGGACGTCGCCGGGAAGACGACGCTCGTTGCGCTCGAGCCCCGGTACGACGTGGACGACGCACGGTATGTCACGGTGCCCGAAATCGGCCCCAGACTGCTCCGGGTCGTCCTCATGTTGTTCGTCGCCCTCTACGAAGGATATCGCAACGAGTACGACGCGGTCGCGTCGATTTCGCTGTTCCCCTACGGCTGGTACGCGCTCGTCCTGAAAGCCGTCTACGGCTATCCGGCCCACCTCGGGATCATCGGAATCGACCTCGACCACCATGCCGAGCAGTTCTACGGCCCGGTTCCCAGGTGGGCGTTCCGGCGGTTCGACGTGGTCTCGGTCCCCGGCACCGATCACGCGAGGCGACTCGCCGAACTGGGCGTCCCGCCGGATCGGATCGAACGGCTCACCAACGCGATCGACGTCGACACCTACCGCCCGCTCGAGGACGATGCCGCCGACGGGACTGAAGACGCCACCGGTCCGGTCGACGCCGACTACGACTTCGTCTGGGTCGGCCGCTTCGGACCCGAAAAGGACCCGGTGCGGTTCGTCGAAGCCCTCGACGCACTCGAGGGCACTGATCGGGAGTTCCGGGCGGTCATGGTCGGCGACGGCCAGCTTCGGAGCGAGGTCGAAGCCGAACTCGCCGCCCGTGGCCTCGAAGATCGGGTCGACCTGCCAGGGTGGGTCGACGAGCCCCTGTCGTACTATCGGCGGGCGGACGCGTTCGTCCTCACCTCCGAGCGCGACGCCCTCCCGCTGGTGATGCTCGAGGCGATGGCGACCGGCCTCCCGGCAGTCGTGCCGGCGGTCGGTTCGATTTCCGACGTCGTCGACGACGGCGAGAACGGCCTGCTCCTCACCGACCGCAACCCGGTGCGCTTTGCCGAGGCACTGACGCGCTGTCTCGACGATCCGGCGTTCCGCCGACGCCTCGGCGAAAACGCCGTCGTGGTACGATCACAGTTCTCGCTCGAGTGTGCTGGCGAGGACTGGCAGCGCATCCTGTCGACGCTCGAGGGCTGA
- a CDS encoding GNAT family N-acetyltransferase produces MEIERLELEEWGDALPSSGFEVFHDPDALAVLDAHTDAEMRLYGAFKGQQAVGLLPAFVEQKPVGRTVFSPPVGLGVPRLGPIIAPNSPKRRKWERINAALAEGVLDDLEADNRSTLLRMTCPVGYDDPRPYGWNDLAVDTEFTYVVDCAGCADVEDAMAGFSKSLRNEMRRYDELDVAIDTEGVDAALRIYDDVVDQYAKYDDTAPMSRPFLRDLLSTLGDDRWRVYVARTPDGEYLSGIVALFSNDLAYYWQGGVTASYEHVSVNTLLHRVILEDLVTDPALESITGYDLVGANTERLCEYKGKFNGELRPYYVVESSGLEMTLAKSAYQRVASSLK; encoded by the coding sequence ATGGAGATCGAACGACTCGAGCTCGAAGAGTGGGGCGACGCGCTTCCCTCGAGCGGTTTCGAGGTGTTTCACGATCCGGACGCGCTGGCCGTCCTCGACGCCCACACTGACGCCGAGATGCGTCTCTACGGGGCGTTCAAGGGACAGCAGGCGGTTGGCCTGTTGCCTGCGTTCGTCGAGCAAAAGCCCGTCGGCCGAACCGTCTTCTCGCCGCCTGTCGGACTCGGCGTCCCTCGGCTAGGGCCGATCATCGCTCCGAACAGCCCGAAGCGACGCAAGTGGGAGCGGATCAACGCCGCACTGGCCGAGGGGGTGTTGGACGACCTCGAGGCCGATAACCGCTCGACGCTGCTCCGGATGACCTGTCCGGTCGGCTACGACGACCCCAGACCCTACGGCTGGAACGACCTCGCAGTCGACACCGAGTTCACGTACGTCGTCGACTGTGCGGGCTGTGCCGACGTCGAGGACGCGATGGCCGGGTTCAGCAAGAGTCTGCGAAACGAGATGCGCCGCTATGACGAACTCGACGTCGCCATCGACACCGAAGGGGTCGACGCGGCGTTACGGATCTACGACGACGTCGTCGACCAGTACGCCAAGTACGACGACACGGCTCCCATGTCGCGGCCGTTCCTTCGAGATCTACTCTCGACTCTGGGCGACGACCGCTGGCGCGTCTACGTCGCCCGCACGCCCGACGGCGAGTACCTGAGCGGCATCGTGGCACTCTTCTCGAACGACCTGGCGTACTACTGGCAAGGCGGCGTCACCGCCTCCTACGAACACGTCAGCGTCAACACCCTGCTCCATCGCGTGATTCTCGAGGACCTCGTCACCGACCCGGCGCTCGAGTCGATCACCGGCTACGATCTCGTCGGAGCCAACACCGAACGGCTCTGTGAGTACAAGGGCAAGTTCAACGGCGAGCTCCGGCCGTACTACGTCGTCGAATCGTCAGGCCTCGAGATGACCCTGGCAAAATCGGCGTACCAACGCGTCGCTAGCTCCCTGAAGTAA